One stretch of Halobacillus litoralis DNA includes these proteins:
- a CDS encoding SDR family oxidoreductase translates to MKVLVVGANGQVGKHLVKFIQETDGMEAKAMIRKEEQASYFKELGAETVLVDLEDDTNTIAEAYKGVDAVVFTAGSGPNTGPDKTVMIDLDGAVKTIEAAKQKGIDRYVMISSFDTTREAIQGAPSSFAPYVVAKHYADDWLRRTDLDYTIIHPGMLTNDEGSGNVKASETVERGEISREDVARVILATLEDDSTIGKEFQVVGGEQSVKDAIASLT, encoded by the coding sequence ATGAAGGTACTTGTTGTAGGTGCAAATGGTCAAGTAGGCAAACATCTCGTCAAGTTTATTCAAGAAACGGATGGAATGGAAGCAAAAGCAATGATCCGCAAAGAAGAACAAGCATCTTATTTCAAGGAACTCGGTGCAGAAACGGTCTTAGTCGACCTTGAAGATGATACAAACACGATTGCCGAAGCTTATAAGGGTGTGGATGCCGTCGTATTCACGGCTGGTTCGGGGCCGAACACGGGACCTGATAAGACGGTTATGATTGACCTTGATGGCGCAGTAAAAACGATAGAAGCAGCGAAACAAAAAGGCATAGACCGCTACGTTATGATCAGTTCGTTTGATACAACGCGTGAAGCGATTCAGGGCGCTCCTTCGTCATTCGCTCCTTATGTCGTAGCGAAACACTATGCAGATGATTGGCTGAGAAGAACGGATTTGGATTATACAATCATCCATCCTGGTATGCTTACCAATGATGAGGGAAGCGGGAATGTCAAGGCTTCTGAAACTGTCGAAAGAGGCGAAATCTCTCGCGAAGATGTGGCTCGGGTGATCTTGGCTACGTTGGAGGATGATTCAACGATTGGCAAAGAGTTTCAGGTCGTAGGTGGAGAACAATCGGTGAAAGATGCGATTGCTTCGCTGACATAA
- a CDS encoding low temperature-induced protein — MDKRIIGGVFSKVGHAEKAITDLQHHGYGSNDISVFARDKSKINVLEEEMDTTVTSNHSGRGKKAGKGAGLGALSGGALGGIGGLIAGLGLLAIPGIGQIAAAGPIAAALTGAGIGAGGGGIVGALVGAGMSEKDAHQYENHLKDGKIIVIVEATEKLQDKVYRTFLSNKTENSSMYPNHYQNHDHSTRHDSDMRDPDHSTHHDSVSKDHDYTTQHDTVSREHDHQNKTDVVKEKLYAGHSSKDSTPTSNTSNETRSRTAERHRSNKHD, encoded by the coding sequence ATGGATAAAAGAATCATAGGCGGTGTTTTTTCAAAAGTCGGCCATGCAGAAAAAGCGATTACGGATTTACAGCATCACGGATATGGATCGAACGACATCTCTGTTTTTGCAAGAGACAAAAGCAAAATCAATGTGCTGGAGGAAGAAATGGATACCACGGTCACATCTAATCACAGCGGCCGAGGCAAGAAAGCAGGAAAAGGTGCAGGGCTCGGGGCCCTGTCTGGAGGGGCCTTAGGTGGTATTGGTGGACTCATTGCAGGGTTAGGTCTCCTTGCCATCCCTGGAATCGGACAAATTGCTGCCGCAGGCCCCATTGCTGCCGCTCTTACGGGAGCAGGCATAGGCGCTGGTGGCGGTGGAATTGTCGGGGCTCTTGTCGGAGCAGGTATGTCAGAGAAGGATGCCCATCAGTACGAGAACCATTTGAAGGATGGAAAGATCATTGTCATCGTGGAAGCGACGGAAAAATTACAGGACAAAGTCTACCGCACGTTCCTTTCGAATAAAACGGAAAACTCATCCATGTACCCGAACCATTACCAAAACCATGACCACTCCACTCGTCATGATTCTGATATGAGAGACCCTGATCATTCTACACATCATGATTCCGTTTCAAAGGACCATGATTACACTACTCAGCATGATACCGTTTCAAGAGAGCATGATCATCAAAATAAAACAGATGTAGTGAAGGAAAAATTGTATGCCGGCCATTCATCTAAGGATTCAACACCTACTTCAAATACTTCAAATGAAACACGTTCTCGAACGGCCGAAAGACACCGCTCCAACAAACACGACTGA